In Candidatus Rokuibacteriota bacterium, the DNA window GGATCCCGCGGATCCGGGTTGTGACCGGCGCCACGGTGAGCTGATTCCGGATCGCATAGGCCTCGTCTCTAGAAAGAAGCACGACGGGACGACGACCGAACGGTGGAGGCAGTTCAGCCCACCACACCTCTCCCCGCCTCACGGCCACTCCTCATTGCCAGCGGCAATTTCCCAGAGTTGGCGCGAGAGCGCCACTTCTTCGGGCGTCTCGGGCATCCGGGTGTACGCCTCAATGTAGCGCTGGACGTCTTCTTCCCGCTCAAGCGCTGAGAGCCACTGCTCGATGGCCTCGGCCACCAACGCGCTCCGAGTGGTCTTGCGACGCCGCCGGACACCCTCCATCGCCCGGTACGCCTCGCGGGGAAGGCTGATCGCGATCTTTACGCTCTTGCCCGGCATTCGACTCCTCCCTGAGTATGAATAAATTCATACCATAGTATAACAGACGTGCCGGCGACAATCCTGGCGGATCAACCGGATCGCCGGGGAGGTGTCCACCGGAGGTTGGGCTGGCGGGCGGCGCGAGTCTGGTCGAGGCGGCGGACCGGCGTGGTGAGGGGCGCGTCGTGGACGCCCTGGGGGTTGGACTCGGCCTCGCGCGCGATCTGGATCATCGCCTCGGAGAACGCGTCCAGCGTCTCCTTCGACTCGGTCTCGGTCGGCTCGATCATGAGCGCCTCCTCGACGATCAGCGGAAAATAGGTGGACGGCGCATAGAAGCCGAGGTCCAGGAGGCGCTTGGCGATGTCCATGGCGCTCACGCCGAGCTTCTTCTGCCGGCGGGCCGAGAAGACGCACTCGTGCATGCAGGGCCCGGGGTACGGGAGGTCGTAGTAGGGCTCCAGGCGCTTCATCAGGTAGTTGGCGTTGAGGACGGCGTTGTCGGCCACCGCGCGGAGGCCGTCCGGCCCCATGGTGCGGAGGTACGTGTAGGCGCGCACCAGCATGCCGAAGTTCCCCCAGAAGGCCTGGAGCTTGCCGACGGACTGGGGGCGACCCCAGTCCAGGTCGTACTCGTCCGCGTTTGAGCCGGGCTTCGGCCGGCGGGTCACGACGGGCTTCGGGAGGAACGGCGTCAGGTGCGCCTTCACTCCCACCGGGCCGGCGCCGGGGCCGCCCCCGCCGTGCGGCGTCGTGAAGGTCTTGTGCAGGTTGATGTGGAAGACGTCGAATCCCAGGTCGCCCGGCCGCGTGATGCCCAGGATCGCGTTCAGGTTCGCGCCGTCCATGTATACCTGGACACCCTTCGCGTGGCACATCTCGGTGATCTCGAGGATCCGCGACTCGAAGAGGCCGAGGGTATTGGGGACCGTGATCATGAAGGCGGCCACGTCCTCGTCCAGGTTCCGCTCGAGGTCCAGCAGGTCGACCTCGCCGTTGGCGTCGGACTTGAGCTGGACGACCTGGTAGCCGGAGAGCGTGGTGGACGCGGGGTTCGTGCCATGGGCCGAGTCCGGGACCAGCACCTTGGTCCGCTTCTCACCCCGGGCGAAGTGGTAGGCCCGGATCATGAGGACCCCTGCCAGCTCCCCCTGGGCGCCCGCGGCAGGCTGGAGGGAGACGGCGTCCATGCCGACAATCTCGGCCAGGTCGCGCGCGAGCTCCCACATGAGCCGAAGCGCGCCCTGGGCTGCGGCCGGCGGGGCCAGCGGGTGCAAGCGTGCAAAGCCCGGAAGCCGCGCCATCTCCTCGTTGAGCCTCGGGTTGTACTTCATTGTGCAGGAGCCGAGCGGGTAGAAGTGGGTGTCCACATAAAAGTTGAGCTGCGAGAGCCGGGTGTAATGGCGGATCACATCGAACTCGGAGACCTCGGGGAGCTCGGGTGGGCTGGGCCGGAGATACGTGGCCGGCAGGAGGTTGGCTGGGTCTGCCGTCGGGACGTCGGCGTCCGGCAGCGAGTAGCCCACGCGCCCCGGTGAAGAGAGCTCGAAGATCAGCTTGTCGTACGCGCGCATTGATCGCCCTCGTGATCCTGTCGAGTCGGTCCTAGCCGACGGCCCGCTGAAGGGCGTCGGCGTAGGCATCGATTTCGGCGCGCGTCCGCTTTTCGGTCACCGCGACCAGCAGGCAGTCCTTCAGCGACCGATCGAACGGCTTCAGCGGAACGCCGGCGAGGATCCGGTCCTTCAGGAGCCGCCGCGCGACGCGATCCGGCGAGGTCGGGAGCTGGAGTACGAACTCTTTGAAGAACGGCGCTGAGAACCTCAGCCGCACGCCGGGCACCCCAGCCAGCGCCGCCGCAGCATAGTGGGCCTTGGCCAGCGAAAGCTCTCCAGCCTTGCGGAGCCCCTGCTTGCCCATCAGGGCCAGGTAGACGGTCGCCATCAGGGCGCAGAGGGCCACGTTCGTGCAGATGTTGGAGGTGGCCTTGTCCCGGCGGATGTGCTGCTCGCGGGTCTGGAGCGTCAGGACGAAGCCGCGCCGACCGTCCAGGTCCACGGTGGCGCCGACCAGGCGCCCGGGGACCCGGCGGATCAGCTCCTGCTTGGTCGCAAACACGCCGAGGTACGGGCCGCCGTAGGAGAGGGGCACGCCGAGCCCCTGGCCTTCGGCCACGACGATGTCCGCACCGAGTCCACCGGGAGCCGCCAGGAGACCCAGGCTCGTCGGGTCGACGGAGACGACGAGCAGCGCGCCGACCGCGTGAGCGATCTCGGCCACGCGCGTCACGTCCTCGAGGGAGCCGAAGAAGTTGGGAGACTGGATCAGGACCCCCGCCGTCTTCGACGTGACGACCTTTCTCAGAGCTTCGAGGTCGGTCGAGCCGTCCCCGAAAGGAACCTCCCGGAGCCTGAGCCGCGACCCCTCGCAGTAGGTCTCGACGACCTGACGTGAGAGCGGATTCGCCCCCCGGGAGACCACGAGCTCGTTCCGCTCGGTCACCGCATGGGCCATCAGCGCCGCCTCCGCCAGGGCCGAGGCGCCGTCGTAGATCGACGCGTTGGCCACGTCCATTCCGGTCAGCTCGGCGATCATGCTCAGGTACTCGTAGATCGTGGCGAGCGTCCCCTGGCTGGCCTCGGGCTGATACGGGGTGTACGCGGTGAAGAACTCACCCCGCGAGATGAGCGAGTTGATGGGGCTCGGCACGTAGTGATCGTAGGCGCCGCCGCCGAGGAAGCAGACGTAGTCGTCGGCGCCGGCGTTCAGGGCCGCGAGCCCGCGCATGTGGCAAACCAGATCCATCTCCGCCATCGCGGGCGGGAGGTTCAGGGGCCGGGCCAGGCGGGCCTTCGGCGGGATGCGGGTCAGCAGGTCCTCGACGGTCCCGACGCCGATGGCGTGGAGCATCTCCTTCTGCTGCGCTGGCGTGTTCCCGATATAGCGCATCAGGTGTGGCCGCCTTTCTGGAGGAACTCCTCGTACTGGGCCGCCGTCATCAGCGCGTCCAGTTCCTTGGGGTTGCTCAGCGCGATCGTGATCATCCACCCCTTGCCGTAGGGGTCCTGGTTCACGCGCTCGGGTTTCTGGGTCAGCTCTCCGTTCACCTCCACCACCTCGCCCGACAGCGGCGCGAAGAGGTCGGAGACCGCCTTCACCGACTCCACGACACCGAAGGGCTGCATCTGGGTGACCTTCGTCCCTGCCTTCGGTAGCTCGACGAAGACCACATCGCCGAGCTCCGACTGGGCGTAGTGGGTGATCCCCACGCGGGCCCGGTTCTCTTCGACCCTGGCCCACTCGTGCTCGCGCGTGTACCTGAGGTCCGCCGGGTACTTTTCCATGCCCTCACCTTTCTTGTCCTTCCCACCTTCATCCTCTCCCCTGAGGGGGAGAGGGTCGGGTGAGGGGGTGACTAGCCCTTCTTGACCTTGGAGGGATAGAAGGGCGTCGGCACGATGCGCGCCCGCCGCATGGTCCCCCGCACCTCCACGTCGATCTCGGTTCCGACCTGCGCGAGCCCGGTCGGGACGTAGCCCACGCCGATGTACCTGTCCACCGCCGGCCCGTAGGAACCCGACGTCACGACCCCCGCCTCGCGCCCATCCTTCAGGATCCTGTAACCGTGGCGCGCCACCGCGCGATCCACCATCTCGAAGCCGACGAGCTTCCGCCTCGGCCCCTCGGCCTTGACCCGCTCGATCGCGCTCCTGCCGATGAAGTCGCCCTTCGCGAGCTTCACGACCCAGCCGAGGCCGGCCTCGAGCGGGTTGGTGGTCGCGTCGATGTCGTTGCCGTAGAGCGCGTAACGCATCTCGAGGCGGAGCGTATCCCGGGCGCCGAGCCCCACCGGCGTGATCCCCTCGGGCGCGCCAGCCTCCAGCAGCGCGAACCAGAGGCGCTCGGCGTCGCCCGCAACCACATACAGTTCGAAGCCGTCCTCACCCGTATAGCCTGTGCGCGAGATCAGCGCCCGCACGCCGGCCACGCGCCCTTCGACGAAGCGGTAGTAGAGGATCCCCGTGACGTCCCGGTCGGCGAGCCCCTGGACGCACTTCTCGGCCTTCGGCCCCTGGACGGCGAGGAGCGCGGTCTCGCTCGAGATGTTCCGCCAGCGCGCTTCAGCGCCGTGCTCGGTGACCCAGGCCCAGTCCTTGTCGATGTTGGCGGCGTTCACGGTGAGCATGAAGCGGTCCGCGCCGAGACGGTAGAGCGTCAGGTCGTCCACGATGCCGGCGTCGGGATAGCAGAGGAGCGAGTACTGGACCTGGCCGACCTCGAGGCCCGCCACGTCGTTCGTCGTGAGTCGCTGGAGCGCGGCGAGCGCCGCCGGCCCGACCACCTCGAACTCGCCCATGTGGCTGATGTCGAAGAGCCCGAGGGCGCGCCGGACCGTGCGGTGCTCCTCGACGATCCCGGTGTACTGGACCGGCATCTCCCAGCCCCCGAACGGGACCATCTTGGCGCCGGCCTTCACGTGGACCGAGAAGAGCGGCGTGCGCTTCAGCGGAGCTTCGGACACGCTCATCGCGCGCTCCTTTCGCGAGCGGCAGGCAAGTCGCAGTCCATCTTAGCCAAACCCGCGACCCAGCCGCAAGGCGCAGCCTGCGCAGACGCTGCCGTCCGACTCTCCGCCCGGCGGAACCTCGGATCGCGCGGTGGCGTCCTACGCCGTCAGACGCGGAATCACCTCGCCAGCGATCAGCTCGACCTGCTCGGGCTGATAGCGGTACGGGATGAAGATGATCCGATGGACCCCGGCCTCGACGTGGGACCGGAGCTGGGCGACGCACTCCTCCACCGTTCCGCGGATCGCGTGCTCGATGGTGGACTCGCTCCACGCGGCCGTGTCCCACTCGGTGGTGAGCCACCGGCGCATGGGCGCCTCGACCTCCGCCTTCGAGTGGCCGACGTAGATCGCGAGCTGGTTCGTCGCCGTGAGGCTCCTGGGATCGCGCCCGTACTCCCGGGCGAAGGCCTGGATCTCGGTCCACGACCGCGTGAACCCCTCGGGGGTGTAGAAGTAGGTGAGCCAGCCGTCCCCCATCCGCGCGACGCGCCGGAGCACCGCCTCCACGTAGCCGCCGATCAGGACGGGCGGGCGCGGCTTCTGGTAGGGCTTCGGGAGCAGCACGGCCTCCCTGAGGTTCAGGCCCTCGACCTGGGCCGTCACGGCCTCGTCGGTCCAGAGGCGCAGCAGGAGGTCCAGGTTCTGCTCGAAGATCTGGCCGCGCCGCTTGAACGGGACGCCGACCGCGTCGAACTCGCGCGCGTACCAGCCCGCCGCAACTCCCAGGATCAGCCGGCCCTTCGAGATCTGGTCCAGGCTCGCCAGGACCTTCGCCGCCAGCACCGGGTTCCTGAGCGGGAGGACGAGGACTCCGGTTCCGAGCTTGATGCGGCTCGTCCGTGCCGCGATCGCGGTCAGGGTCGAGATGGCATCCAGGATCGGGAACGCCGGCTTGACCCCGAGGAGGACATGATCCCAGGCCCACAGCGACTCGAACCCGAGAGCCTCGGCGCGCTCGGCGTAGCGGAGGATCGCGTCAACGTCCGGCGTCTCCCCCGGGCCGACGAAGTTCCTGATGGCAAGGCCGAAGTGTACCGGCATCCGCTGGCCCTCAGCTCAGAGGAACCTCCGATCCGGATCGAGGCTCCGGAGCAGCGCCAGCTCGCCCTCGCTCGGCGGCTCGGTGGTCGCCACGCGCTCGGGGATCAGAAGCTCGAAGCCGGTGTTCGCGGTCACGTCCCCCACCGAGACGCCGGGGTGAAGCGCCTCGAGCCTCATGGCCTTGCTCTCCGCGTCGAACCCGAAGATTCCCAGGTTGGTCACCACGCGGCTGACGCTCCCGAAGAGGAGGCCGGCCTTCCGCCGTGAGTCCCCCCCGCCGAGGAAGCCGGGGCTGGTTACGAAGTCCACCTGGGGGACGAAGCGCCGCCGCTCGTGCAGGGTCACCACGATCACCTGTCGGCAGAGGGAGATGATGTCGTTGGCGCCGCCGCTCCCTGGCAGCCGCACCTTCGGATGCTCGCGAGGGCCCACGATGCTCGAGTTCAGGTTGCCGTAGCGGTCGATCTGGGCGCCGCCGACGAAGCCGACGTCCAGGGACCCGCGCTGCGCGAAGAGGAAGGTATCGGTGATGCTCGGGAGCATCTGGGCGCGGTGAGCCACGCGCATCTCGTTCGTCGAGATCGGCAGCCGGCCCGGAATGACCTCAGGACCGATGGAGCCTCCCTCGACCACGATGATCAGGTGGGGGGCACACGTCTTCTGGGCCAGCGCCGCCGACAGGAGCGGGATGCCGACGCCGGCGAACACCGAGCCGACCCCGGCGAGCTGGCGCGCCGCCATCACGGCGAGGAGCTCCGAGGCTGAATAGCTCATCGGCCCACCTGCCTACACCAGCTCCCTGGCCGCGCGGCACTGGCGGGCGAGGGCTTCGTCGCCGAAGAGCGCGAGGTACTCCCGATGGCTCCGCGCCCCGTAGACATAGCGGTCCAGGTACTCCCGGATCGCCTGCGACCCCTTTTCGGTGATCGCGGCCACGTAGGCGTCGAAGTGCGAGACGTCGGCCTCGTACAGCCCGTAGCACTCGTGGGGGAAGGCACCGTAGGGGACCTCCACGACGGCATCCACCACGAGGCCCGGGATCACCGTTCGGTCGGGGTGGCGCCGGATCTCGTCCTCGGGGATGATCTCCTCCGCCG includes these proteins:
- the gcvT gene encoding glycine cleavage system aminomethyltransferase GcvT, translated to MSVSEAPLKRTPLFSVHVKAGAKMVPFGGWEMPVQYTGIVEEHRTVRRALGLFDISHMGEFEVVGPAALAALQRLTTNDVAGLEVGQVQYSLLCYPDAGIVDDLTLYRLGADRFMLTVNAANIDKDWAWVTEHGAEARWRNISSETALLAVQGPKAEKCVQGLADRDVTGILYYRFVEGRVAGVRALISRTGYTGEDGFELYVVAGDAERLWFALLEAGAPEGITPVGLGARDTLRLEMRYALYGNDIDATTNPLEAGLGWVVKLAKGDFIGRSAIERVKAEGPRRKLVGFEMVDRAVARHGYRILKDGREAGVVTSGSYGPAVDRYIGVGYVPTGLAQVGTEIDVEVRGTMRRARIVPTPFYPSKVKKG
- the gcvPB gene encoding aminomethyl-transferring glycine dehydrogenase subunit GcvPB, encoding MRAYDKLIFELSSPGRVGYSLPDADVPTADPANLLPATYLRPSPPELPEVSEFDVIRHYTRLSQLNFYVDTHFYPLGSCTMKYNPRLNEEMARLPGFARLHPLAPPAAAQGALRLMWELARDLAEIVGMDAVSLQPAAGAQGELAGVLMIRAYHFARGEKRTKVLVPDSAHGTNPASTTLSGYQVVQLKSDANGEVDLLDLERNLDEDVAAFMITVPNTLGLFESRILEITEMCHAKGVQVYMDGANLNAILGITRPGDLGFDVFHINLHKTFTTPHGGGGPGAGPVGVKAHLTPFLPKPVVTRRPKPGSNADEYDLDWGRPQSVGKLQAFWGNFGMLVRAYTYLRTMGPDGLRAVADNAVLNANYLMKRLEPYYDLPYPGPCMHECVFSARRQKKLGVSAMDIAKRLLDLGFYAPSTYFPLIVEEALMIEPTETESKETLDAFSEAMIQIAREAESNPQGVHDAPLTTPVRRLDQTRAARQPNLRWTPPRRSG
- a CDS encoding TIGR03619 family F420-dependent LLM class oxidoreductase → MPVHFGLAIRNFVGPGETPDVDAILRYAERAEALGFESLWAWDHVLLGVKPAFPILDAISTLTAIAARTSRIKLGTGVLVLPLRNPVLAAKVLASLDQISKGRLILGVAAGWYAREFDAVGVPFKRRGQIFEQNLDLLLRLWTDEAVTAQVEGLNLREAVLLPKPYQKPRPPVLIGGYVEAVLRRVARMGDGWLTYFYTPEGFTRSWTEIQAFAREYGRDPRSLTATNQLAIYVGHSKAEVEAPMRRWLTTEWDTAAWSESTIEHAIRGTVEECVAQLRSHVEAGVHRIIFIPYRYQPEQVELIAGEVIPRLTA
- the gcvH gene encoding glycine cleavage system protein GcvH; protein product: MEKYPADLRYTREHEWARVEENRARVGITHYAQSELGDVVFVELPKAGTKVTQMQPFGVVESVKAVSDLFAPLSGEVVEVNGELTQKPERVNQDPYGKGWMITIALSNPKELDALMTAAQYEEFLQKGGHT
- the gcvPA gene encoding aminomethyl-transferring glycine dehydrogenase subunit GcvPA, giving the protein MRYIGNTPAQQKEMLHAIGVGTVEDLLTRIPPKARLARPLNLPPAMAEMDLVCHMRGLAALNAGADDYVCFLGGGAYDHYVPSPINSLISRGEFFTAYTPYQPEASQGTLATIYEYLSMIAELTGMDVANASIYDGASALAEAALMAHAVTERNELVVSRGANPLSRQVVETYCEGSRLRLREVPFGDGSTDLEALRKVVTSKTAGVLIQSPNFFGSLEDVTRVAEIAHAVGALLVVSVDPTSLGLLAAPGGLGADIVVAEGQGLGVPLSYGGPYLGVFATKQELIRRVPGRLVGATVDLDGRRGFVLTLQTREQHIRRDKATSNICTNVALCALMATVYLALMGKQGLRKAGELSLAKAHYAAAALAGVPGVRLRFSAPFFKEFVLQLPTSPDRVARRLLKDRILAGVPLKPFDRSLKDCLLVAVTEKRTRAEIDAYADALQRAVG
- a CDS encoding 3-oxoadipate--succinyl-CoA transferase subunit B; the encoded protein is MSYSASELLAVMAARQLAGVGSVFAGVGIPLLSAALAQKTCAPHLIIVVEGGSIGPEVIPGRLPISTNEMRVAHRAQMLPSITDTFLFAQRGSLDVGFVGGAQIDRYGNLNSSIVGPREHPKVRLPGSGGANDIISLCRQVIVVTLHERRRFVPQVDFVTSPGFLGGGDSRRKAGLLFGSVSRVVTNLGIFGFDAESKAMRLEALHPGVSVGDVTANTGFELLIPERVATTEPPSEGELALLRSLDPDRRFL